In the genome of Ctenopharyngodon idella isolate HZGC_01 chromosome 19, HZGC01, whole genome shotgun sequence, one region contains:
- the krit1 gene encoding krev interaction trapped protein 1, producing the protein MMGNQELEEVFVAVIRPKNTASLNSKEYRAKSYEILLIEVPLEGKEKKRKKVLLGTKIQADSDRTKSILEYVDETTKPISNNQGIIGKRVVHMRKFQLDGDREGKEASLFIVPINVKENNKSVYHPGSPSFYCLQDIMRVCSETSAHFSSTTSKMLLALDKWLAEQHAVPHAIPALFRPAPVDRVKTNVSNPAYAVESKQTDGHMGYTALEIKSKMMSLEKADLCIENPLYGSDLQYTNRVDKVIINPYFGLGAPDYSKIQIPKRDKWQHSMTSVTEDKERQWVDDFPLHRSACEGDTELLSKLLDSGFSVKQLDSDHWAPIHYACWHGKVEATKLLLEKGNCNPNLLNGQLSSPLHFAAVGGHAEIVQILLQHPEIDRHIEDQQKRSPLQVCEENKQNNWEETVNLLQQANNKPYEKVRIYRMDGSYRSVELKHGNNTTVQQIMEGMRLSQETQQYFTIWICSENLSLQLKPYHKPLQHLRIWSEIVTDLTALDPQRESPQLFLRRDVRLPLEIEKKVEDPLSILILFDEARHCLLKGFLSASDSKLITLASLLLQIIYGNYDSKKHKQGFLNEENLKSIVPISKVKSKAHHWTNRILHEYKSLSTSEGVSKEMHHLQRLFLQNCWDIPTYGAAFFTGQVFTKASSSTHKVIRVYVGVNTKGLHLMNMETKVLHLSLEYGTFMWQLGQADQYVQIHSLENKKNFVVHTKQAGLIVKLLMKLSGQITPNDRAASDKYAYG; encoded by the exons ATGATGGGAAATCAAGAGTTAGAAGAGGTGTTTGTGGCTGTTATTCGACCAAAGAACACAGCCAGCCTGAACTCCAAAGAGTACCGAGCTAAATCTTATGAG ATTTTACTTATTGAAGTTCCCCTGGAGGGAAAGGAGAAAAAGCGGAAGAAAGTACTTCTTGGGACCAAAATTCAGGCCGACAGTGACCGTACGAAGTCAATTCTGGAGTATGTAGATGAAACCACAAAGCCCATATCCAATAACCAGGGAATAATAG GGAAACGTGTCGTGCACATGAGGAAGTTCCAGTTAGATGGTGACCGTGAAGGAAAGGAGGCCTCATTATTTATTGTGCCAATTAACGTCAAAG AAAACAACAAGTCTGTTTATCACCCTGGGAGCCCCAGTTTCTACTGCCTTCAGGACATCATGCGTGTCTGTAGTGAAACCAGTGCCCATTTCTCCTCCACCACCTCAAAGATGCTACTCGCTCTGGACAA GTGGTTAGCAGAGCAGCATGCCGTGCCTCACGCCATCCCTGCACTTTTCCGGCCGGCTCCGGTAGACCGTGTGAAGACTAACGTGAGTAACCCGGCCTATGCTGTGGAAAGCAAGCAGACCGACGGTCACATGGGCTACACGGCTCTGGAGATCAAGAGCAAGATGATGTCCCTGGAAAAAGCCGACTTGTGCATCGAGAACCCGCTCTACGGGTCAGATCTGCAGTACACTAACAGA GTGGACAAAGTCATCATCAACCCTTACTTTGGCTTGGGAGCGCCAGATTATTCCAAAATCCAGATTCCAAAAAGAGACAAATGGCAGCACAGTATGACCAGCGTCACAGAAGACAA AGAGCGCCAGTGGGTGGATGATTTCCCTCTGCACCGCAGTGCCTGTGAAGGAGACACTGAGCTTCTGTCCAAACTGCTGGACAGCGGCTTCTCGGTTAAACAGCTGGACAGTGACCACTGGGCACCCATTCATTATGCATGCTG GCATGGAAAGGTGGAGGCCACCAAGCTTCTGCTGGAGAAAGGGAACTGTAACCCCAATCTGCTGAACGGGCAGCTGAGCTCTCCTTTACACTTCGCAGCCGTCGGGGGTCATGCAGAAATTGTACAGATCCTTCTGCAGCACCCGGAGATAGACAGA CACATTGAGGACCAACAAAAACGATCCCCCCTTCAAGTATGTGAAGAGAACAAACAGAACAACTGGGAGGAGACGGTGAATCTCCTTCAGCAAGCCAACAATAAACCA TACGAGAAGGTGAGAATTTATCGCATGGATGGATCGTACCGCTCCGTGGAACTGAAACATGGGAACAACACGACAGTGCAGCAGATCATGGAGGGCATGAGACTGTCTCAGGAGACGCAGCAGTACTTCACCATCTGGATCTGCTCAGAGAACCTCA GTCTACAGCTGAAGCCATACCACAAGCCCCTGCAGCACTTACGGATCTGGAGCGAGATAGTGACCGATCTCACCGCTCTGGATCCCCAACGGGAATCCCCACAGCTCTTCCTGCGCAGAGATGTTCGGCTGCCCTTAGAGATAGAAAAAAAG GTTGAAGATCCGCTGTCCATCCTCATCCTGTTTGACGAAGCTCGTCACTGCCTCCTCAAAGGCTTCCTGTCAGCGTCAGACAGCAAGCTCATTACTCTGGCCAGCCTCCTCCTGCAGATCATTTACGGAAACTACGACAGCAAGAAGCACAAACAGGGCTTTCTGAA TGAGGAAAACCTGAAATCCATAGTTCCAATCTCAAAGGTCAAGAGCAAAGCACATCATTGGACTAACAGGATACTTCACGAGTACAAG AGTTTGAGCACTAGTGAGGGTGTGAGTAAAGAGATGCACCACCTCCAGAGACTCTTCCTGCAGAACTGTTGGGATATTCCCACCTATGGCGCGGCTTTCTTCACAGGACAGGTGTTCACCAAGGCCAGCTCCAGTACCCACAAGGTCATCCGAGTGTATGTGGGTGTGAACACCAAAGGCTTGCATCTGATGAACATGGAGACAAAA